In a genomic window of Glycine max cultivar Williams 82 chromosome 13, Glycine_max_v4.0, whole genome shotgun sequence:
- the LOC100127429 gene encoding probable sucrose-phosphate synthase gives MAGNDWLNSYLEAILDVGPGLDDAKSSLLLRERGRFSPTRYFVQEVIGFDETDLYRSWVRASSTRSPQERNTRLENMCWRIWNLARQKKQLESETALRVNKRRLERERGRREATADMSEDLSEGEKGDPLSDLSAHGGVGDFNRSRLPRISSADAMETWANSQKGKKLYIVLISIHGLIRGENMELGRDSDTGGQVKYVVELARALGSMPGVYRVDLLTRQVSAPDVDWSYGEPTEMLSPRDTDDFGDDTGESSGSYIVRIPFGPRDKYIPKELLWPYIPEFVDGALNHIIQMSKSLGEQIGSGHAVWPVAIHGHYADAGDSAALLSGALNVPMLFTGHSLGRDKLEQLLKQGRLSKDEINTTYKIMRRIEAEELALDGSEIVITSTRQEIEEQWRLYDGFDPVLERKLRARIRRNVSCYGRFMPRMATIPPGMEFHHIVPHDGDIEGEPEGNLDHPAPQDPPIWSEIMRFFTNPRKPMILALARPDPKKNITTLVKAFGECRPLQELANLTLIMGNRDGIDEMSSTNASVLLSVLKLIDKYDLYGQVAYPKHHKQYDVPDIYRLAAKTKGVFINPAFIEPFGLTLIEAAAHGLPIVATKNGGPVDIHRVLDNGLLVDPHDQQSIADALLKLVSNKQLWAKCRQNGLKNIHLFSWPEHCKTYLSKIATCKPRHPQWQRSEDGGESSESDSPGDSLRDLQDLSLNLKFSLDGEKSEGSGNDNSLNSDGNAADRGAKLENAVLSWSKGISKDTRRGGATEKSDQNPNAGKFPPLRRRKHLFVIAVDCDTTSSLLETIKAIFESAGKDRAESTVGFILSTSLTISEIQSFLISGGLSPIDFDAYICNSGSDLYYPSLNPGDRPFVVDLYYHSHIEYRWGGEGLRKTLVRWADSITDKKGDNDEQIVSPAEQLSTDYCYAFKVRKPGMAPPVKELRKLLRIQALRCHPIYCQNGTRLNVIPVLASRSQALRYLYVRWGFELSKMVVFVGECGDTDYEGLLGGLHKSVILKGVGSSAISQLHNNRSYPLSDVTPLDSPNIVEATEGSSGADIQALIEKVGYLNG, from the exons ATGGCAGGAAACGATTGGCTGAACAGCTACCTTGAAGCTATACTTGACGTGGGTCCTGGCCTGGACGATGCCAAGTCCTCTCTTCTTCTCCGAGAGAGAGGCAGGTTCAGCCCTACTCGCTACTTCGTCCAAGAGGTTATTGGCTTCGATGAGACCGATCTCTATCGCTCTTGGGTTCGG GCTTCCTCCACCAGGAGTCCTCAGGAGAGGAACACCAGGCTCGAGAACATGTGCTGGCGGATTTGGAACCTCGCTCGCCAAAAGAAGCAG CTGGAGAGTGAGACTGCGCTGAGAGTCAACAAGCGTCGTTTGGAGCGCGAGCGGGGTCGCAGGGAAGCCACCGCTGATATGTCGGAGGACTTGTCGGAAGGAGAGAAGGGCGATCCCTTGAGTGACTTGTCCGCTCACGGCGGCGTCGGCGACTTCAACCGATCCAGGTTGCCCAGAATCAGTTCCGCTGATGCCATGGAGACTTGGGCCAACAGTCAGAAAGGGAAGAAGCTCTACATTGTGCTCATCAG CATTCATGGCCTAATACGAGGCGAGAATATGGAGCTGGGACGTGATTCTGACACGGGTGGTCAG GTTAAGTACGTTGTGGAACTTGCAAGGGCATTGGGATCAATGCCAGGAGTTTATCGGGTTGATTTGCTAACTAGACAAGTGTCGGCGCCAGATGTAGATTGGAGTTATGGGGAGCCGACGGAAATGTTGTCTCCAAGAGACACAGATGATTTTGGAGATGACACTGGAGAAAGCAGTGGTTCTTATATCGTTCGTATTCCCTTTGGTCCAAGAGATAAAtatattccaaaagaacttctcTGGCCTTACATTCCTGAATTTGTTGATGGAGCGCTTAACCACATTATACAGATGTCCAAGTCTCTTGGGGAACAGATTGGCAGTGGGCATGCTGTCTGGCCTGTTGCCATCCACGGACATTATGCAGATGCAGGTGACTCTGCTGCTCTTCTGTCTGGCGCATTAAATGTTCCAATGCTTTTTACTGGCCACTCACTTGGCCGAGATAAGTTGGAACAACTTTTAAAGCAAGGTAGACTATCAAAGGATGAAATAAACACAACTTACAAGATTATGCGTAGGATTGAAGCTGAGGAATTGGCCCTTGATGGTTCTGAAATAGTCATCACAAGCACTAGACAGGAAATAGAAGAACAATGGCGCTTGTATGATGGTTTTGATCCTGTATTGGAGCGTAAACTACGAGCAAGGATCAGGCGTAATGTGAGCTGCTATGGGAGATTCATGCCTCGCATGGCG ACAATTCCACCTGGTATGGAGTTCCATCATATTGTTCCACACGATGGTGATATAGAAGGTGAACCAGAAGGAAATTTGGATCATCCTGCCCCCCAAGATCCACCTATTTGGTCTGAG ATAATGCGCTTCTTTACCAACCCTCGCAAGCCTATGATACTTGCTCTCGCTAGACCAGACCCTAAAAAGAACATCACAACTTTGGTAAAAGCATTTGGAGAATGCCGTCCTCTTCAAGAGCTTGCCAACCTT ACATTAATTATGGGTAACCGAGATGGAATTGATGAGATGTCAAGCACAAATGCTTCTGTTCTTCTCTCGGTACTTAAGTTGATTGACAAGTATGATCTGTATGGGCAAGTGGCATATcctaaacatcacaaacaataTGATGTTCCTGACATATATCGCCTAGCAGCAAAGACAAAG GGTGTTTTCATTAATCCAGCTTTCATTGAGCCATTTGGTCTTACCTTAATTGAG GCAGCTGCTCATGGTTTGCCAATTGTTGCTACTAAAAATGGAGGTCCTGTTGATATTCATAGG GTACTTGACAATGGTCTGCTCGTAGATCCCCATGATCAGCAGTCTATTGCTGATGCTCTTTTGAAGCTTGTTAGCAACAAACAACTTTGGGCAAAATGTAGACAGAATGGGTTAAagaatattcatttattttcatgGCCCGAGCACTGTAAGACTTACCTTTCTAAAATAGCCACTTGCAAGCCAAGGCATCCACAATGGCAGCGAAGTGAGGATGGAGGTGAAAGTTCAGAATCAGATTCACCAGGTGATTCCTTGAGAGATTTACAGGACTTGTCTCTAAATCTGAAGTTTTCATTAGATGGAGAGAAGAGTGAGGGTAGTGGAAATGACAATTCTTTGAATTCTGATGGAAATGCTGCTGATAGAGGGGCAAAATTAGAGAATGCTGTTTTGTCATGGTCAAAGGGCATCTCTAAGGACACACGCAGGGGTGGGGCTACAGAAAAATCCGATCAGAATCCAAATGCTGGTAAATTTCCTCCATTAAGGAGAAGAAAACATCTGTTTGTCATTGCTGTGGATTGTGATACCACTTCAAGCCTTCTTGAAACTATTAAAGCCATCTTTGAGTCTGCTGGAAAGGATAGGGCAGAGAGCACTGTAGGTTTCATATTGTCAACATCATTAACAATATCAGAGATACAGTCATTTCTAATCTCAGGTGGCTTGAGTCCCATTGATTTTGATGCTTATATTTGCAATAGTGGCAGTGATCTATACTATCCATCCCTCAATCCCGGAGATCGCCCATTTGTGGTTGACTTGTATTACCACTCACACATTGAATACCGTTGGGGTGGAGAAGGGTTGAGGAAGACTTTAGTGCGATGGGCTGATTCAATCACTGATAAGAAGGGTGATAATGACGAACAAATTGTGAGTCCTGCTGAACAGCTTTCTACTGACTACTGTTATGCTTTCAAAGTGCGAAAGCCAGGAATG GCTCCCCCTGTGAAGGAGCTTCGCAAGTTATTACGGATCCAAGCTCTGCGTTGCCATCCGATATATTGTCAAAATGGGACAAGACTGAATGTCATTCCAGTGCTGGCATCTCGTTCCCAAGCCCTCAG ATACCTATATGTTCGATGGGGTTTTGAACTGTCAAAGATGGTGGTGTTCGTTGGAGAATGCGGTGACACAGATTACGA